The following are from one region of the Hymenobacter radiodurans genome:
- the ruvA gene encoding Holliday junction branch migration protein RuvA, with protein MIAYLDGTLAYKDPALAIMDVSGVGYEVRISLATYSKLPAEGEKAKIYTYQHIKEDIQALYGFLDPNEKVLFMLLISVSGIGPGTGIVMVSSMGVGAIRQAIIQEDVRSIQSIKGVGPKTAQRVVLELKDKLRKDELLAKAGIDTVPLARAHNTNRSEALAALVTLGFARSAAEKTLETIQHRHGNDLSVEELIKFALKSN; from the coding sequence ATGATTGCATACCTTGACGGTACCCTTGCCTATAAAGACCCCGCTCTGGCCATTATGGATGTTAGCGGCGTGGGCTATGAAGTCAGGATTTCACTAGCCACTTATTCTAAGCTGCCAGCTGAAGGAGAGAAAGCGAAAATTTATACCTACCAGCACATTAAGGAGGATATACAAGCCCTATATGGCTTCCTCGACCCAAACGAAAAAGTGCTGTTTATGCTCTTGATTTCGGTGTCGGGTATTGGGCCGGGCACAGGTATCGTGATGGTGTCGAGTATGGGCGTGGGTGCTATTCGGCAGGCCATCATTCAGGAGGATGTACGGTCTATTCAAAGTATCAAGGGAGTAGGGCCAAAAACGGCCCAGCGAGTGGTGCTGGAGCTGAAAGACAAACTCCGCAAGGACGAATTATTGGCTAAAGCGGGCATCGATACGGTACCCCTGGCACGAGCACACAATACCAATCGTAGCGAAGCGTTAGCCGCTCTAGTCACGTTGGGATTTGCCCGGTCGGCGGCGGAAAAAACGCTGGAGACCATCCAGCACCGTCACGGTAATGACCTGAGCGTGGAGGAATTGATTAAATTTGCCTTGAAGTCGAATTAA
- a CDS encoding NADP-dependent malic enzyme, with translation MLKINKQEALDYHSRTPAGKIEVVPTKPLSTQLDLALAYSPGVAEPCLAIAANKEEVYKYTAKGNLVGVISNGTAVLGLGNIGPDASKPVMEGKGVLFKKFAGIDCFDIEIDATDPDEFIRIVKSLEPTFGGINLEDIKAPECFRIETELREKMNIPLMHDDQHGTAIISSAALLNALEVVDKKIEKIKLVVSGAGAAAISCLRLYLALGLKVENVVVFDIKGVINAERTDLADLQMQFATQRAITSLAEALEGADVFLGLSAANVLPPELLLRMADNPIVFALANPNPEIEYEVAMATRPDLIMATGRSDHPNQVNNVLGFPYIFRGALDVRATEINEAMKLAAVQALAHLAKEPVPDMVNKAYGDNTLAFGRTYLIPKPLDPRLITTISPAVARAAMESGSARQSITDWHAYEDDLRARLGVNQKLMNRITSAARSNPKRVVFAEADTYKVLKAAQILHDEGIAFPILLGNRKKIDEIARANSLDLEGCQIIDILEENDQRAEFAELLFQKRKRRGITLYEGRRLLRERNYYGAMMLETGQADAFITGLTKDYGQSITPALQVIGVEDGVQRVAGMYIIQHRKGPFFFADTTVNIDPTAEEMVDIIGLTARGVRFFDTEPRIAVLSYSNFGSNRGTLPDKARLATELAKKRYPDLILDGEMQANTALNPQLLREHYPFSELAEQGANTLIFPNVVSGNIAYKVLQEIGGAEVIGPVLMGMRKPVHVLQLGASVREIVNMTAIAVVDAQTYNKPL, from the coding sequence ATGCTGAAAATCAACAAACAGGAAGCCCTCGACTACCATTCCCGTACCCCAGCGGGCAAGATTGAAGTGGTGCCCACCAAGCCCCTCAGTACACAGCTTGATCTGGCTTTAGCCTATTCGCCCGGCGTAGCGGAGCCTTGCTTAGCCATTGCCGCCAACAAAGAGGAGGTTTATAAATACACTGCCAAAGGCAACTTGGTAGGCGTAATTTCCAATGGTACGGCGGTGCTAGGTTTGGGTAACATTGGGCCCGACGCATCCAAGCCTGTGATGGAAGGAAAAGGCGTACTGTTTAAAAAATTTGCGGGCATCGACTGCTTCGATATTGAGATTGACGCTACCGACCCTGACGAGTTTATTCGCATCGTAAAATCCTTGGAGCCCACATTCGGCGGCATCAATCTGGAGGATATAAAGGCGCCGGAGTGCTTCCGAATTGAGACAGAGTTGCGGGAGAAGATGAACATCCCGCTCATGCACGACGACCAACATGGCACAGCCATTATTTCGTCGGCAGCGCTGCTCAATGCGCTGGAAGTCGTGGACAAAAAAATTGAGAAGATTAAGCTGGTTGTCAGTGGTGCTGGGGCAGCGGCTATCTCGTGTCTGCGTTTATATTTAGCGCTCGGGCTCAAGGTCGAGAACGTAGTTGTATTTGATATCAAAGGCGTTATCAACGCAGAGCGCACTGATCTGGCCGACCTGCAGATGCAGTTTGCTACCCAGCGTGCCATTACTTCGCTGGCCGAAGCCTTGGAAGGCGCCGATGTCTTTCTGGGTTTGTCGGCGGCTAATGTGCTGCCGCCCGAACTGCTGCTACGCATGGCCGATAATCCCATTGTGTTTGCGTTGGCTAACCCAAACCCTGAGATTGAGTACGAAGTAGCCATGGCCACCCGGCCCGATCTGATTATGGCCACCGGTCGCTCCGACCATCCAAATCAGGTGAACAATGTGCTAGGCTTCCCCTACATCTTCCGGGGGGCGCTGGACGTGCGCGCTACCGAGATAAACGAAGCCATGAAGCTGGCGGCCGTTCAGGCACTGGCGCACCTTGCTAAGGAGCCTGTACCCGACATGGTAAACAAAGCCTATGGTGACAATACGCTGGCTTTTGGGCGAACTTATCTGATTCCAAAACCCCTTGATCCTCGTCTGATTACGACCATCTCGCCGGCTGTGGCGCGGGCTGCCATGGAAAGCGGCTCGGCGCGCCAGTCTATTACCGACTGGCATGCCTATGAGGATGATCTGCGCGCTCGTTTGGGCGTGAACCAGAAGCTCATGAACCGCATCACTAGTGCCGCCCGCTCCAACCCGAAGCGCGTAGTATTTGCGGAGGCCGACACATACAAAGTGCTCAAAGCCGCTCAGATTTTGCACGATGAGGGTATCGCTTTCCCTATTCTGCTCGGCAATCGCAAAAAAATTGACGAAATAGCCCGCGCGAATAGCCTCGATCTGGAAGGTTGCCAGATTATTGATATTCTGGAAGAGAATGATCAAAGGGCTGAGTTTGCTGAGCTGCTTTTTCAGAAGCGAAAGCGGCGCGGCATTACGCTCTACGAAGGGCGCCGCTTGCTGCGTGAGCGAAATTATTACGGTGCCATGATGCTCGAAACCGGGCAGGCTGACGCCTTTATCACTGGTTTAACTAAAGATTATGGTCAGTCTATTACCCCAGCTTTGCAGGTGATTGGGGTAGAAGATGGCGTGCAGCGTGTGGCGGGTATGTACATTATCCAGCACCGCAAAGGCCCGTTCTTCTTCGCTGATACCACCGTAAACATCGACCCCACGGCTGAAGAGATGGTCGATATCATTGGCCTGACGGCGCGGGGTGTACGCTTTTTCGATACTGAGCCGCGCATTGCGGTGCTCAGCTACTCCAACTTCGGCTCTAATCGCGGCACTTTGCCCGATAAGGCTCGCTTGGCCACCGAACTCGCTAAAAAGCGCTACCCTGACCTGATTCTGGATGGGGAAATGCAGGCAAACACAGCGTTGAACCCCCAACTGTTGCGTGAGCATTACCCTTTTTCAGAATTGGCAGAGCAAGGGGCTAATACCCTCATTTTCCCCAACGTAGTGTCGGGTAACATTGCCTACAAAGTACTACAGGAAATTGGTGGTGCTGAAGTGATAGGGCCAGTACTGATGGGCATGCGCAAGCCAGTGCACGTGCTACAGTTAGGCGCCTCGGTTCGCGAAATTGTGAACATGACTGCTATAGCCGTAGTGGACGCCCAGACATATAATAAGCCTCTATAA
- the sov gene encoding T9SS outer membrane translocon Sov/SprA, protein MTHGKKSLAASIVVVASLLTWLSQAEPTGAHPFALRQLWNWLPAASPSALAIVPDTPRTVLPDTSIYRSSRRPKIAPQDRIGSPLSPQRRRSPLLLDLPSNVNVEVTPDDSLQNYDIRESIGSDIDFRDPTRVSFEEYSRYQQQRVVRDYFRTRSAGLDGESVTGSRRLIPRIYLGPIADRIFGGSYVDIKPQGAVTLRAGARFNRNRNPLLTLRQQRVGDFEYDQNLNLNVTGQIGEKLRLTFNYDTKAAFDFENNMKLDYTGYETDIIRKVELGNVSLPLNNSLVQGGQNLFGIKTQLQFGKLGITAVASTLRGTADEVRVQNGAQSRLFELKASQYERDRHFFLSHFFRERYDAALRNLPTVQSGIEIRRLEVYVTNDNRTTDNLRNVVTLMDLAEPTRVYRRQFQNPSPRVVATNNANTEFNTLADGGAQARGELTVDNFLVGQNLVKTVDFERVRARKLDPREYTFNAQLGYLSLNTALLPEQVLGVSYEYLYNGEVYKVGELVEDYANVRQDEVIFLKMLKATNPGVGLADPAANPSNPNLASGNLPTWDLMMKNIYPLNASQLNRDNFQLQVVYKDDQTGVDLISLKEGERIANRPLIEVLNLDNVNPNNDRNPDGNFDFFPGITIDPEQGKIIFPVVEPFGSYLQTQFTATETALVDKYVYSELYTQTQSDAQQVQVKDKFFLKGRFQATATDEIALPGIRVAPGSVRVRSGSTLLEEGRDYQVFYDQAKVKILNPSYLNSANELRVEFEKDAVVQIQPRRLVGARFDYRLNQDINFGATVLHLRENQAPGINRVSIGDEPGNNTIYGLDVNIRRDSRVLTKYLDMLPLIATKEPSSVAFSGEFARLVPGRSQLGRGENGVSYIDDFETARTPYSLGA, encoded by the coding sequence TTGACCCACGGTAAGAAGTCCCTCGCCGCCTCTATAGTCGTTGTCGCTTCATTGCTGACTTGGTTATCGCAGGCTGAACCTACCGGAGCCCACCCGTTTGCCCTGCGCCAGCTTTGGAATTGGCTACCAGCGGCTAGTCCGTCGGCTTTGGCCATAGTGCCCGATACTCCTCGCACCGTTCTACCCGATACGAGTATATACCGCTCTAGCCGACGGCCCAAAATTGCCCCCCAGGATCGGATTGGCTCCCCTCTTTCGCCCCAGCGCCGCCGGTCGCCGCTGCTGCTGGATTTGCCTTCGAACGTGAATGTGGAGGTGACGCCCGATGACAGCCTCCAGAACTATGATATTCGGGAGAGCATTGGGTCAGATATTGATTTTCGCGACCCAACACGAGTGAGTTTTGAGGAATACTCGCGCTATCAGCAGCAGCGTGTGGTGCGCGACTATTTCCGCACGCGCTCGGCGGGCTTGGATGGCGAAAGCGTAACGGGCTCGCGCCGCCTTATTCCGCGCATTTATTTGGGCCCCATTGCTGACCGCATTTTTGGTGGTAGCTACGTGGATATCAAGCCTCAAGGTGCAGTGACTTTGCGGGCAGGCGCGCGCTTCAATCGCAACCGTAACCCCTTGCTTACTCTGCGCCAGCAGCGTGTGGGTGACTTCGAGTACGATCAGAACCTGAACCTCAATGTGACGGGTCAGATCGGAGAGAAGCTGCGCCTCACCTTCAACTACGACACCAAAGCGGCCTTCGACTTCGAGAATAACATGAAGCTCGACTATACGGGCTATGAAACCGATATCATTCGCAAGGTGGAGTTGGGCAACGTAAGCTTGCCCTTAAACAACTCCCTAGTGCAAGGGGGGCAAAATTTGTTCGGTATCAAAACCCAGCTACAGTTTGGTAAGCTAGGCATAACGGCGGTAGCGAGTACTCTGCGCGGCACTGCCGATGAGGTACGGGTTCAAAATGGCGCCCAGAGCCGCCTATTCGAGCTCAAGGCCAGCCAATACGAGCGCGACCGGCACTTTTTTCTGTCGCATTTCTTTCGTGAACGCTACGATGCAGCCCTGCGCAACCTACCTACGGTACAGTCAGGTATAGAAATCCGACGCCTGGAGGTGTACGTGACCAACGATAACCGCACGACGGATAACCTGCGCAACGTGGTGACGCTAATGGACTTGGCAGAGCCGACGCGCGTATATCGCAGACAGTTCCAAAATCCTAGCCCGCGCGTAGTAGCTACTAATAACGCTAACACTGAGTTTAACACGCTAGCGGATGGCGGAGCCCAAGCCCGCGGTGAGCTAACCGTTGATAATTTCCTGGTTGGCCAGAACCTGGTGAAAACCGTGGACTTTGAGCGGGTGCGGGCTCGTAAGCTGGACCCACGCGAGTACACGTTCAATGCTCAGCTTGGTTATTTAAGCCTGAATACTGCCTTGTTGCCTGAGCAGGTGCTGGGGGTGTCGTATGAATACCTCTACAACGGCGAGGTGTACAAAGTAGGCGAGCTCGTAGAAGACTACGCCAACGTACGCCAGGACGAGGTTATCTTCCTGAAAATGCTGAAGGCCACCAATCCCGGCGTGGGCCTGGCCGATCCGGCAGCGAATCCGAGTAACCCAAACTTGGCCAGCGGCAACCTGCCTACCTGGGATTTGATGATGAAAAACATCTATCCTCTTAACGCTAGCCAGCTCAACCGCGACAACTTTCAGCTTCAGGTTGTCTATAAGGATGACCAAACGGGTGTCGACTTGATTTCGCTAAAGGAAGGCGAGCGGATTGCCAATCGGCCCCTGATTGAGGTGTTGAACTTGGATAACGTAAACCCAAACAACGACCGCAACCCTGACGGCAACTTTGACTTTTTTCCTGGCATTACCATCGACCCGGAACAAGGCAAGATAATCTTCCCGGTAGTAGAGCCCTTCGGCAGTTATTTACAAACCCAGTTCACAGCTACCGAAACTGCTTTAGTTGACAAGTACGTGTACAGTGAGCTGTATACGCAGACGCAGAGTGATGCCCAACAGGTACAGGTGAAGGATAAATTCTTCCTTAAAGGACGCTTCCAAGCCACGGCCACCGACGAAATTGCGTTGCCTGGTATTCGGGTGGCGCCGGGTTCGGTGCGGGTGCGCTCGGGTAGCACGTTGCTGGAAGAAGGGCGCGACTATCAGGTTTTCTACGATCAGGCGAAGGTTAAAATTCTCAATCCTAGCTACCTCAACTCCGCCAACGAATTGCGGGTAGAATTTGAAAAAGACGCCGTCGTGCAGATTCAGCCGCGCCGGTTGGTAGGAGCGCGCTTTGATTACCGGCTGAACCAAGACATAAATTTTGGCGCCACGGTACTGCACTTGCGCGAGAACCAAGCACCTGGCATCAACCGCGTTAGCATTGGCGACGAGCCAGGCAACAACACTATTTACGGCCTCGACGTGAACATTCGCCGTGATTCCCGGGTACTGACCAAGTACTTGGATATGCTGCCGCTGATTGCTACGAAGGAGCCTTCGTCGGTAGCCTTTAGTGGGGAGTTTGCCCGCTTGGTACCAGGCCGCTCGCAGCTGGGCCGCGGTGAGAACGGCGTTTCCTACATCGATGACTTCGAAACGGCGCGTACACCCTATTCGCTGGGGGCCTGA
- the sov gene encoding T9SS outer membrane translocon Sov/SprA, producing MSEDVLKDGRHEFENGLPDGASITNADAQQGTWGRVTRQQFITDAFSSAPGGRELQDVGLDGLNDTDEKAFFQGVYSQFADPSADRFRHHLDGYYNSEGRDVKILGRYKNFNGMEGNSNGDAQQSSTAFPDKEDLNRDNAISDQERYYEYRIRLQPGQLAVGQNYIIDKITKQVNGNDVSWYQFRVPVRQYSAVRGTQNGQPFGFKSIRFVRMYMTQWQQPAVLRLVQLQFVANQWRRFLTTIAEPGRPNINTDTDADAFDISTVSLEENGLAAGADQIPYVLPPGIERDREYGSSTVNRQQNEQSLRLCVEGLRDGYGKAAYKNISINMLRYKQLRLFLHAESQDQSIQDGQVRGFIRIGTDYTQNYYEYSVPLKLSRPGLTGQRDIWPLENEVQISLQQFIDAKAERNAAGVAFNVPFVKTVIGQNGVEAQITIVGNPDFSAVQGAMIGLLNPTDDNAPKSLCLWADEFRVFDFDRESGYAATARFNTKLADLANITATGSFTSVGFGGLQDRPSQRSLDNISRGDLNATIAAEKFFPEKLALRVPVLLQAGTESRVPKYDPLDPDTELTQSLQKFDNETERSAYRKEVVDQTSSRSISVLNVRKERTNTERKVRPYDIENLALSYSLTERRHTDIVTDRDFTRTYNGALAYIYQTTPRSYTPLANVKALDSPYLKIFQELNFTPTPSRFAFRADLDRRYNERFLQRTLIPGQVPTTEGIPGVFLKSFFFNRIYDLKWDLTKSLILDYTATNRGVIDEGPGQTLGDSPEAERNRELLRRNLFERGGRTTNFNQTIALTYRLPLDKFPLTDWLTADTRYEANYTWQAASTALRAPVNPSNFADTTTIPLNLGNTIQNNGAFSANGRIDLVKLYNKVRFLNIINNAQPPTARAATQKAPQPANGAVPAPADSAKGPELRFLKAVLRSLMTARSINFTYTLSNGTLLPGYLPRTKFFGLNSDFDAPGVPFLLGRQYDLDELYDRAASRGWYTQRSDLLNTPLSSLRTDNITVQTALEPFRDFNIRLDARWQRVRNEDVFYRLAVDSVSLLPIQDTNGNFTGDLARLRRLGTGSFSTSIVSIQTFFGDRTANGTISKAFNRFVQNRGPIQERLTAANTNVGTYGYNSQDVLLPAFLDAYRGKSSSNTNDGKFTPFLKIPIPNWRIDYNGLAELAFVKRYFRSITLRHAYSSIYSVGSYGTASQYENRLDPEDLSTEINRLGQFIPYYVIGQVTIAERLSPLIGVDFQTLEKVTGRVEYRTERDIGLNTTNAQITELHTQELVIGFGYVTNGLKLPFGSGNNQRVLNNELTARLDLSIRENTTIQRTILDVVDPGNPTQTASLGRPVSLTTNGNRQVQLRPTIDYVLNQRLNLQFFFTRNISDPRVENAFKTSSTEGGIQLRYSLGQ from the coding sequence GTGTCGGAAGACGTGCTCAAGGATGGGCGGCACGAGTTTGAGAACGGCCTGCCTGATGGCGCCAGCATTACGAATGCCGATGCGCAGCAGGGCACTTGGGGCCGCGTAACACGCCAGCAGTTTATCACCGACGCGTTCAGCTCGGCTCCAGGCGGGCGTGAGCTCCAAGATGTTGGGCTTGATGGCTTGAATGATACGGACGAGAAAGCCTTCTTTCAGGGGGTGTATTCTCAGTTCGCTGACCCTTCCGCCGACCGGTTCCGTCACCATCTCGATGGCTATTACAATTCGGAGGGTCGCGACGTGAAGATTCTGGGTCGCTACAAGAATTTCAATGGCATGGAAGGTAACTCGAACGGCGACGCGCAGCAAAGTTCGACTGCCTTTCCCGACAAAGAAGACCTCAACCGCGACAATGCTATTTCAGATCAGGAACGCTACTACGAGTATCGTATTCGACTGCAGCCGGGCCAGTTGGCAGTAGGCCAGAACTATATCATCGACAAAATCACCAAGCAGGTGAATGGGAACGATGTATCGTGGTACCAGTTTCGGGTGCCGGTGCGTCAGTATTCGGCGGTACGAGGCACGCAGAATGGGCAGCCTTTCGGGTTCAAATCCATCCGCTTCGTGCGGATGTATATGACCCAGTGGCAGCAGCCGGCCGTGCTGCGCTTAGTGCAGCTCCAATTTGTAGCAAACCAGTGGCGCCGTTTCCTGACGACGATTGCTGAGCCTGGCCGCCCAAATATCAACACCGATACCGACGCTGATGCCTTCGATATTTCCACGGTAAGCTTAGAAGAGAACGGCCTGGCCGCGGGTGCCGACCAGATTCCTTATGTTTTGCCCCCCGGCATTGAGCGCGACCGCGAATACGGCTCCAGCACCGTGAATCGTCAGCAGAACGAGCAGTCATTGCGCCTGTGCGTGGAAGGTCTGCGCGATGGCTACGGCAAAGCTGCCTATAAGAACATCAGCATCAACATGCTGCGCTATAAGCAGTTGCGCTTGTTTCTGCACGCTGAAAGCCAAGACCAGAGCATTCAGGATGGTCAGGTCCGCGGATTCATTCGCATCGGCACCGACTACACTCAGAACTATTACGAGTATTCGGTACCGTTGAAATTATCGCGCCCCGGTCTTACAGGTCAGCGTGATATCTGGCCTTTAGAAAATGAGGTGCAGATTTCTTTGCAACAGTTCATCGATGCCAAAGCGGAGCGTAATGCGGCCGGCGTGGCGTTTAATGTGCCGTTCGTGAAGACGGTCATTGGCCAAAATGGGGTTGAGGCTCAGATTACGATTGTAGGTAACCCCGATTTCAGCGCGGTGCAGGGAGCAATGATTGGTCTTCTTAACCCTACCGACGACAACGCTCCGAAGTCGCTGTGCTTGTGGGCCGATGAATTCCGAGTGTTTGACTTCGACCGCGAATCAGGCTACGCCGCCACGGCGCGCTTCAATACCAAGTTGGCCGACCTAGCTAATATTACAGCTACGGGCAGCTTCACCTCGGTGGGCTTTGGCGGCCTGCAAGACCGGCCCAGCCAACGCTCTTTGGACAACATCAGCCGTGGCGATTTGAACGCGACAATAGCAGCGGAGAAGTTCTTCCCCGAAAAGCTTGCCCTGCGCGTACCGGTATTGCTTCAGGCTGGCACGGAAAGCCGCGTACCGAAGTACGACCCGCTCGACCCAGACACGGAGCTAACCCAGTCGTTGCAAAAGTTTGATAACGAGACGGAACGCTCGGCATACCGAAAAGAAGTAGTAGACCAAACCAGTAGCCGCAGCATCAGCGTGCTGAACGTGCGGAAAGAGCGAACCAACACGGAGCGCAAGGTGCGTCCCTACGATATCGAGAACCTAGCCCTGAGCTATTCGCTTACGGAGCGCCGCCACACCGACATCGTAACGGACCGCGACTTCACGCGCACGTATAATGGGGCTCTGGCCTACATCTATCAGACAACACCCCGCAGCTACACGCCGCTGGCTAATGTAAAAGCGCTGGATTCACCGTATCTGAAGATTTTCCAGGAGTTGAACTTCACGCCAACTCCTAGCCGTTTTGCCTTCCGCGCCGACCTGGACAGGCGGTATAATGAGCGTTTCCTCCAACGTACGCTTATCCCTGGGCAGGTGCCGACAACGGAGGGGATTCCGGGTGTATTCCTGAAGAGCTTCTTCTTCAATAGAATCTATGATTTGAAGTGGGACTTGACCAAAAGCCTCATTCTAGACTACACCGCCACCAACCGTGGCGTGATTGACGAAGGACCTGGCCAAACGCTCGGCGACAGTCCCGAAGCTGAGCGTAACCGGGAACTGCTGCGCCGCAACTTATTTGAGAGAGGAGGCCGTACCACCAACTTCAACCAAACCATAGCCCTTACCTATCGGCTGCCGCTGGACAAGTTCCCGCTCACCGACTGGCTGACCGCCGATACGCGCTATGAAGCCAACTATACATGGCAGGCAGCCTCTACTGCTTTGCGGGCTCCGGTAAATCCATCCAACTTCGCCGATACCACAACCATACCGCTTAACCTGGGCAATACCATTCAAAATAATGGTGCCTTTAGCGCCAACGGCCGCATCGATTTGGTGAAGCTCTACAACAAAGTGCGCTTCCTCAATATTATTAATAACGCGCAGCCACCAACGGCCCGCGCCGCTACCCAAAAAGCCCCCCAGCCCGCCAATGGAGCCGTTCCTGCTCCCGCAGATTCGGCCAAAGGGCCTGAGCTGCGCTTCCTGAAAGCAGTGTTGCGCTCCCTGATGACTGCTCGCTCTATCAACTTCACGTATACGCTCAGCAACGGAACCTTACTGCCCGGCTACCTGCCCCGAACCAAGTTTTTCGGGTTGAACAGTGACTTCGATGCGCCCGGTGTACCGTTTCTGCTTGGTCGCCAGTACGACCTAGACGAGTTGTATGATCGTGCTGCTAGTCGTGGCTGGTATACTCAGCGTAGCGACTTGTTGAATACGCCGCTCAGCTCGCTACGAACTGATAACATTACCGTACAGACTGCGCTGGAGCCTTTCCGCGATTTCAATATTCGCTTGGATGCCCGTTGGCAGAGAGTGCGAAATGAAGATGTATTCTATCGCTTAGCTGTCGATTCAGTGTCGCTTCTGCCCATTCAGGACACTAACGGCAACTTCACAGGCGATTTGGCGCGTCTGCGGCGCTTGGGTACGGGCTCTTTCAGCACATCCATTGTTTCGATTCAAACCTTCTTCGGCGACCGGACGGCTAATGGCACCATTTCTAAAGCCTTTAACCGCTTTGTACAAAACCGGGGGCCAATCCAGGAGCGGCTAACAGCGGCTAACACTAACGTTGGCACGTACGGCTATAATTCACAAGATGTGCTTTTACCCGCTTTCCTGGATGCGTATCGGGGTAAGTCATCGAGCAATACGAACGACGGAAAGTTCACTCCTTTCCTCAAAATACCGATTCCTAACTGGCGTATCGACTATAATGGTCTGGCTGAGCTGGCTTTCGTGAAGCGTTATTTCCGCTCCATCACTCTGCGGCACGCGTATAGCTCCATTTATAGCGTAGGTAGCTACGGTACTGCCAGCCAATACGAAAACAGGCTTGACCCTGAAGATTTATCAACGGAAATCAACAGGCTGGGGCAGTTTATTCCGTATTACGTCATTGGGCAGGTAACTATTGCCGAGCGCTTAAGCCCCCTGATTGGTGTTGATTTCCAGACGCTGGAGAAGGTTACGGGCCGGGTAGAATACCGTACCGAGCGTGACATTGGCTTAAATACCACCAACGCGCAAATCACGGAACTGCACACGCAGGAGCTGGTAATCGGTTTTGGCTACGTTACGAATGGGCTTAAGCTTCCCTTCGGCTCGGGCAACAATCAGCGCGTACTCAACAATGAGTTGACCGCGCGCCTCGATCTTTCCATTCGTGAAAACACAACCATTCAGCGCACTATTCTAGATGTCGTTGACCCCGGCAATCCTACTCAAACGGCCAGCTTAGGACGGCCCGTTAGCTTGACTACAAATGGCAACCGGCAGGTCCAGCTACGCCCAACTATCGACTATGTGCTCAATCAGCGCCTGAATCTGCAATTCTTTTTTACGCGCAACATCTCCGATCCACGCGTGGAGAATGCCTTCAAAACGTCGTCTACCGAGGGTGGCATACAATTGCGCTACAGCCTGGGTCAATAG